The following are from one region of the Acidobacteriota bacterium genome:
- the lipA gene encoding lipoyl synthase encodes MGAFAILPASEASKAVGTRKPDWLKVRPPFGRDCSEVSGLLRKKGLHTVCRSARCPNIGECWSQQTAAFMILGDVCTRTCAFCAVAKGSPAPPDPDEPARTADAVRTLGLRYAVITSVTRDDLPDGGAGHFAATIRAVRRACPETRIEALIPDFGGDAKALETVLAAGPDALNHNLETVESLYPAILRPLENYRRSLGVLAAAGRRGALVKSGLMVGLGESEEDLQRSFADLRSAGCDLLTIGQYLRPSKAHAPVARYYPPGDFDRLRTSALTFGFRDVASGPLIRSSYFAEKLFLSSKRKA; translated from the coding sequence TTGGGAGCGTTTGCCATTCTCCCTGCATCTGAAGCATCGAAAGCCGTCGGGACGCGTAAACCCGATTGGCTCAAGGTCCGGCCGCCGTTCGGCCGGGATTGCTCCGAAGTCTCGGGACTCCTGAGGAAAAAGGGGCTCCACACGGTCTGCCGAAGCGCCCGATGTCCGAACATCGGCGAGTGCTGGTCCCAACAAACGGCCGCGTTCATGATCCTGGGCGATGTCTGCACCCGCACCTGCGCGTTTTGCGCCGTGGCCAAAGGATCTCCTGCGCCCCCCGATCCCGATGAGCCGGCCCGAACCGCCGATGCCGTCCGGACCCTCGGACTTCGGTATGCCGTCATCACCTCGGTGACGCGGGACGATCTGCCCGACGGGGGCGCCGGGCATTTCGCCGCGACGATTCGGGCCGTACGCAGGGCCTGTCCCGAAACGCGGATCGAGGCGCTGATCCCCGATTTCGGGGGCGATGCGAAGGCCCTGGAGACCGTACTCGCAGCCGGGCCCGATGCCCTCAATCACAATTTGGAAACCGTGGAATCCCTCTACCCGGCCATCCTGCGGCCCCTGGAAAACTATCGGAGATCCCTCGGGGTCCTAGCCGCGGCCGGGCGGCGGGGTGCCCTCGTCAAGTCGGGCCTTATGGTCGGACTCGGCGAATCCGAAGAGGACCTTCAGCGAAGTTTCGCCGACCTGAGATCGGCCGGGTGTGATCTGCTGACGATCGGCCAATACCTCAGGCCGTCAAAGGCTCATGCGCCCGTCGCGCGGTATTATCCTCCCGGCGATTTCGACCGGCTGCGGACCTCGGCCCTGACATTCGGATTTCGGGACGTCGCCTCCGGCCCGCTGATCCGGAGTTCCTATTTTGCGGAAAAACTCTTCCTCTCGTCGAAACGAAAGGCATGA
- the rpsU gene encoding 30S ribosomal protein S21, with translation MAFVILDEGENLEAALRRFKRKVQQEAIIKEIKKHSVFYKPGEKRRMKAAQARKRMRRRLRRERDFEY, from the coding sequence TTGGCGTTCGTCATTTTGGACGAAGGCGAAAACCTCGAGGCCGCTCTGCGCCGCTTCAAACGGAAGGTCCAGCAGGAAGCCATCATCAAGGAAATCAAGAAGCATTCCGTGTTCTACAAACCCGGAGAGAAGCGGCGGATGAAAGCCGCCCAGGCGCGCAAGCGCATGAGACGGCGTCTCCGCAGAGAACGCGACTTCGAATACTGA
- a CDS encoding amino acid racemase → MKTLGILGGMGPEASVRFLELVIRNTEAAGDRDHIPAVLYSRPQVPDRTAAILYGGDSPAPWLIQGITALEAAGADILVMPCVTAHHFWPQVAARTRRPFVNILEEALRELREIRPEVRTVGLLATTGTLMSRVVHAVFEPAGLKILTPSDKDQALVMTAVFGKDGVKAGTIEGRPRDIIRAAAGRLIEAGAEAVMAGCTEIPLVLRDGDLSVPFVEPMRAGARACIREAGGRLKPRSP, encoded by the coding sequence ATGAAAACTCTCGGCATTCTGGGCGGGATGGGACCCGAAGCCTCGGTCCGATTTCTCGAACTCGTCATCCGGAACACGGAAGCGGCGGGCGACAGGGACCACATCCCCGCCGTTCTCTACAGCCGTCCCCAGGTCCCCGACAGAACGGCGGCCATCCTTTATGGCGGGGACAGTCCCGCCCCCTGGTTGATTCAAGGCATCACCGCCTTGGAGGCGGCCGGAGCGGACATCCTGGTCATGCCCTGCGTCACAGCCCACCATTTCTGGCCTCAGGTCGCAGCCCGGACCCGGCGGCCTTTCGTCAACATCCTGGAAGAGGCCCTCCGAGAACTCCGGGAGATCCGGCCCGAAGTCCGCACGGTCGGTCTCCTGGCCACGACGGGAACCTTGATGTCCCGCGTCGTTCATGCCGTCTTCGAGCCGGCCGGATTGAAGATTCTGACACCTTCCGATAAGGATCAAGCACTGGTCATGACGGCGGTTTTCGGGAAAGACGGCGTTAAGGCCGGAACGATCGAAGGCCGTCCCCGCGATATCATCAGAGCCGCGGCCGGGAGGCTGATCGAAGCCGGCGCCGAGGCCGTCATGGCCGGCTGCACGGAAATTCCTCTCGTCCTCAGGGATGGCGACCTCTCCGTTCCTTTTGTCGAGCCTATGAGGGCCGGGGCCAGGGCCTGCATTCGTGAGGCCGGCGGGCGCCTCAAACCGCGCTCTCCTTGA
- the pgeF gene encoding peptidoglycan editing factor PgeF, producing MTPDRNRILCVPRLDGIPWLVHGFGTAAWTEDDFASSEALRDFRPVYLRQIHTDIVRTPDPDADESPEGDAWVTDSPGFLLVIKTADCLPLLLVDPRRRAVGAVHCGWRSTRLGIAAKAVQAMAERFGADPAALIAALGPCIGTPCYEVGTEVAREFRDAGLPDVLRPHPSNPEQSFLDLHEANKRQLLKSGLGADHIVSLDLCTRCEPALHSWRRDRNPAARMLNFIGLHPPHRSPPQ from the coding sequence ATGACTCCTGACCGGAACCGAATCTTGTGCGTGCCCCGCCTTGACGGCATCCCTTGGCTTGTCCATGGCTTTGGGACGGCGGCCTGGACGGAGGACGATTTCGCCTCAAGCGAAGCCTTGCGCGATTTCCGTCCGGTCTATCTCCGGCAGATCCACACGGATATCGTCCGCACACCGGACCCGGACGCCGACGAGTCGCCCGAGGGAGATGCCTGGGTCACCGACTCGCCCGGCTTTCTTCTTGTGATCAAGACGGCCGACTGCCTTCCCCTCCTTCTCGTCGATCCCCGTCGCCGTGCCGTCGGGGCCGTCCACTGCGGCTGGAGAAGCACGCGTCTCGGCATCGCCGCGAAGGCCGTTCAGGCCATGGCGGAGCGGTTCGGAGCCGACCCGGCCGCCTTAATCGCGGCGCTGGGGCCTTGCATCGGGACACCCTGCTACGAAGTCGGAACCGAAGTCGCCCGGGAATTCCGGGACGCAGGGCTGCCGGATGTTCTCCGCCCGCATCCTTCGAACCCGGAGCAAAGTTTTCTCGATCTCCACGAGGCGAACAAACGACAGCTGTTGAAATCCGGCCTCGGCGCGGACCATATCGTCTCCCTCGATCTCTGCACCCGCTGCGAGCCCGCCCTTCACTCCTGGCGCCGCGACCGCAACCCCGCCGCCCGCATGCTCAACTTCATCGGCCTCCACCCACCTCATCGGTCTCCCCCTCAATAA
- a CDS encoding phosphoribosylaminoimidazolesuccinocarboxamide synthase has product MEKPIGEMNLTGVPLFNKGKVRNVYEVDDKLLIVATDRVSAFDFVLPSLIPHKGRVLTQLSRFWFDFTSLICPNHLIESEAAQFPEILQPFRDILDKRSMLVRRTEVIPIECVVRGYVSGSGWKEYKESGKICGIKLPKGLQESDRLEEPIFTPATKADHGHDINITFKEMQKTVGADLAARLRKLSLELYTKASLHAISKGIIIADTKFEFGLAGNDILLIDEIFTPDSSRFWPLAEYAPGKSQPSLDKQFVRDYLETTDWDKNSEPPVLPENIITRTSEKYIEIYRLLTGNDDLP; this is encoded by the coding sequence ATGGAAAAACCCATCGGTGAAATGAATCTGACAGGTGTCCCGCTTTTTAATAAGGGAAAGGTCCGCAATGTCTATGAAGTCGACGACAAGCTGCTCATCGTGGCCACGGACAGGGTCTCGGCCTTCGATTTCGTTCTGCCTTCCCTGATTCCGCATAAAGGCCGTGTTCTGACTCAGCTTTCCCGCTTCTGGTTTGACTTCACATCCCTCATTTGTCCCAACCACCTCATCGAATCCGAAGCCGCGCAATTCCCCGAAATCCTCCAGCCGTTTCGCGACATCCTCGACAAGCGGTCCATGCTCGTCCGCCGGACCGAGGTCATCCCGATCGAGTGCGTCGTCCGGGGCTATGTTTCGGGTTCCGGTTGGAAGGAATACAAGGAATCCGGAAAAATCTGCGGCATCAAGCTTCCCAAAGGGCTGCAGGAATCCGATCGGCTGGAAGAGCCCATCTTCACGCCGGCGACAAAGGCCGACCACGGCCACGACATCAACATCACCTTCAAGGAGATGCAGAAAACCGTGGGCGCCGACCTGGCCGCCCGGCTCCGGAAACTGAGTCTGGAACTCTACACCAAAGCCTCCCTCCACGCCATTTCCAAAGGCATCATCATCGCCGACACCAAGTTCGAATTCGGGCTGGCCGGGAACGACATCCTCCTGATCGACGAAATCTTCACTCCCGACTCCTCGCGGTTCTGGCCGCTGGCCGAATATGCTCCCGGGAAGTCCCAACCCAGTCTCGACAAGCAGTTTGTCCGCGACTATCTGGAGACGACGGACTGGGACAAGAATTCAGAACCTCCCGTGCTTCCCGAAAACATCATCACCCGGACATCGGAGAAATACATCGAGATTTACCGGCTTCTCACCGGAAACGACGACCTTCCATGA
- a CDS encoding PHP domain-containing protein, whose translation MSGRVDLHVHSDRSCDGDFSPAELVRMAADIGLRTLSITDHDSVAAYPEAVAFGDEAGVEVIPGMEITTLYDEREFHLLLPFVDWTREAVFHIVDCMSVAREHEARERVSRLQEIGLPLTWEEVRAVTDGVPPLGVKIAQILLDKPESTADSRLAAYFKSDRRPYAPYHFYQDYFAEGKPAYVSKNHIALVDVLALAPATGGVPVLAHPGAYFQRTTRDDLWALKESGLAGLEVYTTYHTPDQTALFRDLAEEFDLVATAGSDFHGRIKPRVVLGGVKQGVYGMVDALRERRTAP comes from the coding sequence ATGAGCGGCCGGGTCGACCTTCACGTTCACTCCGACCGGAGTTGTGACGGCGATTTTTCTCCGGCCGAACTTGTCCGGATGGCCGCGGACATTGGTCTCCGGACGCTTTCCATCACCGATCACGATTCCGTCGCCGCCTATCCCGAAGCCGTGGCTTTCGGAGACGAGGCCGGCGTGGAGGTCATCCCGGGCATGGAGATCACGACGCTCTACGATGAAAGAGAATTTCATCTCCTTCTGCCCTTTGTCGATTGGACGCGCGAAGCCGTTTTCCACATCGTCGACTGCATGTCCGTCGCCCGTGAGCATGAGGCGCGGGAACGAGTCTCGCGGCTTCAGGAGATCGGACTGCCGTTGACCTGGGAAGAAGTCCGGGCGGTCACGGACGGAGTACCGCCGCTCGGCGTCAAGATCGCCCAAATTCTTCTGGACAAACCGGAGAGCACCGCCGATTCGCGGCTGGCCGCGTATTTCAAATCCGACCGGAGACCCTACGCGCCTTATCATTTCTATCAGGACTATTTCGCCGAGGGAAAACCGGCCTACGTGTCCAAAAATCACATCGCTCTCGTCGATGTCCTGGCGCTGGCGCCGGCCACGGGAGGCGTTCCGGTCCTGGCCCATCCCGGGGCCTATTTCCAGAGGACGACCCGCGATGATCTTTGGGCGCTCAAAGAATCAGGGCTGGCCGGGCTCGAGGTCTATACAACCTATCACACGCCTGATCAGACGGCCCTCTTTCGGGATTTGGCAGAGGAATTCGACCTTGTGGCCACGGCGGGATCGGATTTTCACGGCCGCATCAAGCCCCGCGTGGTTTTGGGCGGGGTGAAACAGGGTGTCTACGGGATGGTCGATGCCCTGAGGGAGAGAAGGACGGCGCCGTGA
- a CDS encoding CvpA family protein has product MNWLDVMILALLVITLVLGLVKGLVRQIVGLASVIAGLVLAVLYFKPASSLIRGFVSSDLLRHFIGFLAVFAAVLAAGSLLGWLLGKAMIGPLRFLNHAAGGALGLVKGVLISGVVVLALLLLDDGHNAPIRNTLMTSRLAPPCYHAVRTLVLLIPQGLRETFTQSTDKIRGGPAGHGQKI; this is encoded by the coding sequence GTGAATTGGCTGGATGTCATGATCCTGGCCCTTCTTGTCATCACGCTCGTTCTGGGCCTTGTCAAGGGGCTGGTCCGGCAGATCGTGGGATTGGCCTCCGTCATCGCCGGGCTGGTCCTGGCCGTTCTCTATTTCAAGCCGGCCTCTTCCCTGATCCGGGGATTCGTGTCGTCCGACCTCCTGCGGCATTTCATCGGATTTCTGGCCGTGTTCGCCGCCGTGTTGGCCGCCGGATCGCTTCTCGGCTGGCTGCTCGGCAAGGCCATGATCGGCCCTCTCCGGTTCCTCAATCATGCCGCCGGGGGGGCTCTTGGACTCGTTAAAGGCGTTCTCATTTCGGGCGTCGTTGTTTTGGCCCTTCTCCTTCTGGATGACGGGCACAATGCCCCGATCCGCAACACCCTGATGACGTCGCGACTTGCGCCGCCCTGTTATCATGCCGTTCGAACTCTTGTCCTTCTGATTCCCCAGGGGCTCCGGGAGACATTCACCCAATCGACCGACAAAATCCGGGGAGGCCCGGCCGGACATGGACAAAAAATTTGA
- a CDS encoding helix-turn-helix domain-containing protein has product MDKKFEALNLHQKLEIIIQEMVDRDLSLKDSIREFEKIYVETTARKYKGNKTKTAKALGIHRNTLHNRSKTLKTKKKRNI; this is encoded by the coding sequence ATGGACAAAAAATTTGAAGCCCTGAACCTCCATCAGAAGCTGGAAATCATCATCCAGGAGATGGTGGATCGCGACCTGAGCCTCAAGGATTCCATTCGGGAATTTGAAAAAATCTATGTGGAGACGACGGCCCGAAAATACAAAGGCAACAAGACCAAGACGGCCAAGGCTCTGGGCATCCATCGCAATACGCTCCATAATCGATCTAAAACACTGAAAACAAAGAAAAAAAGAAATATTTAG
- a CDS encoding co-chaperone GroES, producing MKVQPLYDRVLLKRLELQEVKKGGIIIPDTAKEKPQEAEVIEAGKGRVTDEGKTVALQVKKGDTVLIGKYSGTEVTVDDVELVIVREDEILAVITK from the coding sequence ATGAAGGTTCAACCTTTGTATGACAGAGTGCTGCTCAAGAGACTTGAGCTGCAGGAAGTGAAGAAGGGGGGAATCATCATCCCCGACACAGCCAAGGAAAAGCCTCAGGAAGCCGAAGTCATCGAAGCCGGCAAGGGCCGCGTGACCGATGAGGGCAAGACCGTGGCTCTTCAGGTCAAAAAGGGCGACACCGTCCTGATCGGCAAGTACAGCGGCACGGAAGTCACCGTGGACGACGTCGAACTCGTCATCGTCCGCGAGGACGAGATCCTGGCCGTGATCACGAAGTAG
- the groL gene encoding chaperonin GroEL (60 kDa chaperone family; promotes refolding of misfolded polypeptides especially under stressful conditions; forms two stacked rings of heptamers to form a barrel-shaped 14mer; ends can be capped by GroES; misfolded proteins enter the barrel where they are refolded when GroES binds): protein MAKQIILGDDARQGLLKGVNILSNLVKETLGPRGKNVILDKKFGSPTSTKDGVTVAKEVELKDPWENMGAQLVKEVASKTSDVAGDGTTTATVLAQSIFAEGLKYVTAGANPNMIKKGIEKAAAVIVDDLKTLSREVSGEMIAQVGAISANNDPDIGKIIADAMDKVGKDGVITVEEAKGLETTMDIVEGMQFDRGYLSPYFITDPDRMECVLNNPLILLHEKKIANLRELLPLLEHVAKMGRPLLVIAEEVEGEALATLVVNKLKGTFQCCAVKAPGFGDRRKAMLEDIAILTGGKVITEDIGVKLENVGADWLGETQKAVIDKDNTTIVEGKGKTQDVQARIKQIRTQIEETTSDYDREKLQERLAKMVGGVALIKVGAATETELKEKKARVEDAMHATKAAVEEGIVPGGGVALLRAQAALDKIKVEGDMQIGVNIVRRAVEEPLRQIANNAGVEGSIVVEKVKDMKPDHGFNALTEKYEDMIKAGILDPTKVVRTALQNASSIASLLLTTEGCIAELPEEDKGPKYPVPPGGDMY from the coding sequence ATGGCAAAACAGATCATACTCGGCGACGACGCCCGGCAAGGCTTGCTCAAGGGCGTCAATATTCTCAGCAACCTCGTCAAGGAAACGCTCGGCCCCCGCGGCAAGAACGTTATCCTGGACAAGAAATTCGGCTCCCCCACGAGCACCAAGGACGGCGTCACCGTGGCCAAGGAAGTCGAGCTCAAGGATCCGTGGGAAAATATGGGCGCCCAGCTCGTCAAGGAAGTCGCGTCCAAGACCTCGGACGTGGCTGGTGACGGCACCACGACGGCCACAGTTCTGGCCCAGTCCATCTTTGCCGAAGGCCTGAAATACGTCACGGCCGGCGCCAATCCCAACATGATCAAAAAGGGAATCGAGAAAGCCGCCGCAGTCATCGTGGACGACCTCAAGACCCTGAGCCGCGAAGTCTCCGGCGAGATGATCGCCCAGGTCGGCGCCATCTCGGCCAACAACGACCCCGACATCGGCAAGATCATCGCCGACGCCATGGACAAGGTCGGCAAGGACGGCGTCATCACGGTCGAGGAAGCCAAGGGGCTCGAAACGACCATGGACATCGTCGAAGGCATGCAGTTCGACCGCGGCTACCTGTCCCCGTATTTCATCACCGATCCCGACCGCATGGAATGCGTCCTCAACAATCCGTTGATTCTTCTCCATGAGAAGAAGATCGCCAACCTGAGGGAACTCCTGCCCCTGCTCGAACACGTGGCCAAGATGGGCCGTCCGCTTCTCGTCATCGCCGAAGAGGTCGAAGGCGAGGCACTGGCCACCCTGGTCGTCAACAAGCTCAAGGGCACCTTCCAGTGCTGCGCCGTCAAGGCCCCTGGCTTCGGCGACCGGCGTAAGGCCATGCTCGAAGATATCGCCATTCTGACCGGCGGAAAGGTCATCACCGAGGACATCGGCGTCAAGCTCGAAAACGTCGGCGCCGACTGGCTGGGCGAGACCCAGAAGGCCGTCATCGACAAGGACAACACGACCATCGTCGAGGGCAAGGGCAAGACCCAGGACGTTCAGGCCCGGATCAAGCAGATCCGCACCCAGATCGAAGAGACGACATCCGATTACGACCGCGAAAAGCTCCAGGAACGCCTGGCCAAGATGGTCGGCGGTGTCGCCCTGATCAAGGTTGGAGCGGCCACCGAGACCGAGCTCAAGGAAAAGAAGGCCCGGGTCGAGGACGCCATGCACGCCACCAAGGCGGCCGTCGAAGAGGGCATCGTGCCCGGCGGCGGCGTCGCCCTGCTCAGGGCTCAGGCCGCCCTGGACAAGATCAAAGTCGAAGGCGACATGCAGATCGGCGTCAATATCGTCCGCCGCGCCGTCGAGGAACCTCTCCGCCAGATCGCCAACAACGCCGGCGTCGAGGGCTCCATCGTGGTCGAGAAGGTCAAGGACATGAAGCCCGATCACGGCTTCAATGCGCTCACCGAGAAATATGAGGACATGATCAAGGCCGGGATCCTCGATCCCACCAAGGTTGTCCGCACGGCCCTCCAGAACGCCTCCAGCATCGCCAGCCTGCTCCTTACCACGGAGGGCTGCATCGCCGAGCTTCCCGAGGAAGACAAGGGCCCGAAGTATCCCGTCCCTCCGGGCGGCGACATGTATTGA
- a CDS encoding LptF/LptG family permease, with product MLKRVDRYILKEIFPPFFLGLVLYAFVLMMNQILILSELFIAKGVSLGTALEVLGLLLPSILAFAVPMAVLMGILAGLSRLSTDLEITAFKTLGIGYGRIARPLLIFAFAGWLVTSGLVHYVAPRANHRWVQTVSQSVLAKVRIEIAPRTFDESIPGMVLFVQDIARRGEWENIFVHMSRPPDEPRTILARRGRLNIYPEKKRGALELFDGTVHSVSLTEPGTYGVTLFERLDEEVDIEGVFASLDTEKRVREKDIGELLHDVRALEAETTALKRAAAEAPSPSADQALALAARSARAHQVEIHKKFALPFVCFLFVLIGLPLGATTRKGGRTSGFTLSIGIILAYYVLITAGEKLAMDGRISPFSGMWGANAVLFAAGLILYIRSVREKPFAWPAGLVRRLVPSREAGKTPKTGRVRLRARLRASGILDRYVAKKYMAVFTVVFLGLVSVAVIVTFFERIDNVYARGKPLSMFLEYIWFRIPEFSSFVLPVAALTTALLVLGVMTKNNEVTAVKACGISLYRFVVPVIVLAVAVSGLSFALQERILPAANLRAEDIWNRINDVPPRSYSFVNRHWILSRSKDRIFHYDFFDPIPSVFSRVSVFDIDRSSWTLSRRAFGEKGYLDEKRIILVSSWLRDFREEGPEAFRTAREESVAIEENRDYFLKEWKEPSQMTYGELDLYAREAQSMGFEATRLLVDLGYKLSFPFVALVMTFLAVPFAFAMGRSGTLVGIGLSIGIAMVYWGMIGVFRGLGYVGYLGPFLSAWGPNLLFGLAGIYLFLRLRT from the coding sequence ATGTTGAAGCGCGTCGACCGATACATCCTCAAGGAAATCTTTCCGCCCTTTTTCCTGGGGCTTGTCCTCTATGCCTTTGTCCTTATGATGAACCAGATCCTCATCCTGTCCGAGCTGTTCATCGCCAAAGGCGTCTCTCTCGGAACGGCGCTCGAGGTTCTGGGTTTGCTCCTGCCCTCGATCCTGGCTTTCGCCGTTCCCATGGCCGTTCTCATGGGAATTCTGGCCGGGTTGAGCCGCCTGTCCACGGACCTCGAGATCACGGCCTTTAAAACCCTGGGGATCGGTTACGGGCGCATCGCCCGCCCCCTCCTGATCTTCGCTTTTGCGGGCTGGCTTGTGACCTCCGGGCTTGTCCATTATGTGGCCCCTCGCGCCAACCACCGCTGGGTTCAGACTGTGTCGCAATCGGTCCTGGCCAAGGTCCGCATCGAGATCGCTCCCCGGACCTTCGATGAATCCATCCCCGGCATGGTGCTGTTTGTCCAGGACATCGCCCGGCGCGGGGAATGGGAAAACATCTTCGTCCACATGTCGCGGCCTCCCGACGAACCCAGAACAATCCTGGCCCGGCGCGGCCGGCTGAACATCTATCCCGAAAAGAAAAGAGGCGCACTCGAGCTGTTCGACGGCACCGTCCACAGCGTCAGCCTGACCGAACCCGGAACTTACGGAGTGACGTTATTTGAGCGTCTGGACGAAGAGGTCGACATCGAAGGCGTCTTTGCCTCGCTCGACACCGAAAAACGCGTCCGGGAGAAGGACATCGGCGAACTCCTGCACGACGTCCGGGCCCTGGAGGCGGAGACGACCGCCCTGAAGCGGGCCGCCGCCGAAGCGCCGTCCCCGTCCGCGGATCAGGCCCTGGCCTTGGCGGCCCGATCGGCCCGGGCCCACCAGGTTGAAATCCACAAGAAATTCGCCCTTCCCTTCGTCTGTTTTCTATTCGTTCTGATCGGCCTTCCCCTGGGTGCCACGACGCGGAAGGGCGGCCGAACAAGCGGATTCACGCTCAGCATCGGCATCATTCTGGCCTATTATGTCCTGATCACCGCGGGAGAAAAACTGGCCATGGACGGCCGGATCTCGCCCTTCTCAGGGATGTGGGGGGCGAACGCCGTCCTGTTTGCCGCGGGACTGATCCTCTATATCCGGTCGGTCCGGGAAAAGCCGTTTGCCTGGCCCGCCGGCCTCGTCCGCCGTCTGGTTCCGTCGCGGGAGGCCGGGAAGACTCCGAAGACCGGCCGGGTCCGGCTGCGGGCCAGGCTTCGGGCCTCCGGAATCCTGGACCGCTATGTCGCAAAAAAATATATGGCGGTGTTTACGGTTGTCTTTCTGGGCCTGGTCTCGGTCGCCGTCATCGTCACGTTTTTCGAGCGGATCGACAACGTCTATGCCCGGGGAAAACCCCTGTCCATGTTCCTGGAATACATCTGGTTTCGGATTCCGGAGTTTTCCTCCTTCGTTTTGCCGGTTGCGGCATTGACAACGGCCCTTCTCGTTCTCGGAGTGATGACGAAAAACAACGAGGTTACGGCGGTCAAGGCCTGCGGCATCAGCCTCTATCGCTTCGTCGTTCCCGTCATCGTCCTGGCCGTGGCCGTCTCCGGGCTGTCCTTCGCCCTGCAGGAAAGAATTCTTCCGGCCGCCAATCTTCGGGCCGAGGATATCTGGAACCGGATCAACGATGTCCCGCCCCGAAGCTACAGCTTCGTCAACCGGCATTGGATTCTGAGCCGCAGCAAGGACCGGATCTTCCACTACGATTTCTTCGATCCGATTCCCTCGGTTTTCAGCCGTGTTTCGGTATTCGACATCGACAGATCGTCATGGACCCTGAGCCGGCGCGCCTTCGGGGAAAAGGGCTATCTGGATGAGAAACGCATCATCCTTGTCAGCTCCTGGCTGAGGGATTTCCGGGAAGAGGGGCCCGAGGCCTTCCGGACGGCCCGTGAGGAGTCCGTGGCCATCGAGGAAAACCGGGATTATTTCCTCAAGGAATGGAAAGAGCCCTCACAAATGACCTACGGAGAACTGGATCTCTATGCCCGGGAGGCCCAGAGCATGGGGTTCGAGGCGACGCGGCTCCTGGTGGATCTGGGCTACAAGTTGTCCTTCCCGTTCGTCGCTCTAGTCATGACCTTTCTGGCCGTTCCCTTCGCCTTCGCCATGGGCCGGAGCGGCACGCTGGTCGGCATCGGCCTGAGCATCGGCATCGCCATGGTCTACTGGGGAATGATCGGCGTTTTCCGCGGCCTGGGTTATGTCGGTTATCTCGGCCCTTTCCTGTCAGCCTGGGGACCGAACCTGCTGTTTGGACTGGCCGGGATCTATCTCTTCCTCCGATTACGGACCTAG
- a CDS encoding bifunctional nuclease family protein has translation MAIEMKIKGLVVDPVSKMPIVVLEDARTEKILPIWIGVFEANAIALTIENIPTPRPMTHDLLKNLLDRLDISVEKIVVSDVRNNTFYALIHCRDAAREIIIDSRPSDAIALALRMNSPIYVEEDVVAKAHSLKFDESLEGSEKLRTWLESLGTEDFGKYKM, from the coding sequence ATGGCCATTGAAATGAAAATCAAGGGGTTGGTTGTCGACCCCGTGTCCAAGATGCCCATCGTCGTTCTCGAAGACGCCCGAACCGAAAAGATCCTGCCGATCTGGATCGGCGTGTTCGAGGCCAACGCCATCGCCCTGACCATCGAAAACATCCCGACGCCCCGCCCGATGACCCACGATCTTCTTAAAAATCTCCTGGACAGACTGGATATCTCCGTCGAGAAAATCGTCGTCAGCGACGTTCGTAACAACACCTTCTATGCCCTCATCCATTGCCGGGACGCCGCACGCGAGATCATCATCGACTCGCGGCCGTCCGACGCCATCGCCCTGGCTCTGAGAATGAACTCTCCGATCTACGTCGAAGAGGACGTGGTGGCCAAGGCCCACAGCCTCAAGTTCGACGAAAGCCTCGAAGGCTCGGAAAAACTCCGCACCTGGCTGGAGAGCCTCGGCACCGAAGATTTCGGCAAATACAAAATGTAG